The region GTGTCGGGGACACCCCATGATGGTGGGGCGCTCCTCTCCCATCCAGGCACAGGGCTCTCACACCTCACTTCTCCCCGCCGCCCGCCTCCATGAAGTGTACCAAGTGCATCATCCCTTCCAGCCTCTAGCAGGACCTTGTCCGTAACAATGTCCTCTCCTGTTCCAGACCATTCTGTCCTTCCCACTACGCTGGCTCAGGCCCTACAACTCACAGGGAATGTTAAGGCAAACAGGTGTGACACAGCTCCACTCTGGAGTCACCTGGGTTTAATCCCAGCTCTGCATTGTCCAGCTAGTGACTCCGTGTGACTCAGTCTCCTCATCCGTGAATGGGGACGCTAACAGTCCCTGCCTCCTAGGGCCGTCTCATTCCGACAACAAAATGCAGGTAAGGAGCAGCGCCTAGATGTTTACTGGGTGTCCAGGAAACCAAAACAGCTGGGCAGTATTGTCCAAGCTGGCCCGTGGCTGGGCAGCAGTGGGACTTCCCATTCTGGTCAGTGTATACACTGATGCTTCTGGGTGGTGAACAAGGGATTTGTGATCTTATGTCAAACCCGGTGCTTCCCAGAGTCAGCTCCACACCAGAACTAAGTGGGAAGACGCAGGGAGGAAGCCTCCCCTTGTGGGTAGTGGGTACATCAGTCAGGAATATTCTGCACGCCCTGCCCTTGTGGACCATGGCCCTCCAAACGTCCTCCACGAGTTCCCGGGGCCGGCAGAGACCAAGAGAAACAAGCCGTGGGAAAATAAGCAGGGCCCTAAGGGAACTAGGTCACTGGTTTACTTCATCGGTTTTGGGGTGGGGGCGGTAGGTCCGAGCGGACTTTATGGAGATCTGGGGCCCAAGAGAACAGCAGGGGTTGGCACCCTGGTTGCTGAGAGGCTGGGTGGCCTGGCACAGGGTAGACTTTCAGGAAACCGGGGCCCTCCAGAGCTCTGCTACCTGGCCCGATGGAGCGTAATAGCAAGCGAGCGCCTACCGTTGTGAACTTGCGACTCCCCTCCCAGGTAGACTTCAGCCACGAGAAATGAGCGCCTGGGTCGCCGAATGGCTGCGTGCGAACCAGGACGTCCATGCAAGTATTGTTTACGACGCTCCCAACCTGGAGACCACAGTGTCGCTCAACtgcaaaacagacacacacaggtgTATTCTTAGGGCCCCGCACACGACAGTTAGCGCGCGGCAGGATGGCTCCACGGACGTGATGCTGAGCCGCAGGAGCAGCCCGTGCTTGCGTCCCGGCGCTGAGACCGTCTGCGAGGGCAGCGGAGGCTGTGACTCACCCCGCGGCGACAGGCTCGGGGAAGTGGCCGGGGGAGGGGATCGCTCGCGCCTGGAGAGGGGCCGCCAGGCAGCTTTCTGCCGCGACGGAGAGTCCCCGCGCGATCCGGGCCGCGTTGACACGGGCGTCTGCGTGAAAACGCCGCCGCGCGGCACGCTTCGGACGCGCGCTTCACGGAGGGTGTGCCTCAGCGGGAGTCGGCCGGGGCCCCGCAGCAGCGCGCACGGCCAGCGGGGCGGCGCGGCCCCGACCCGGCGCGGGTAGTTACCGGCTCACGTGACCCCTGAGGCGGCCCCAGCGCCCGGCCCTGCTAAAGCCCCGGGAGGGGGCTCCGCGCACGGCTGGAAGCGGGGACGCCAGGCCCGCCGGGACGGAGCCCCGGGTGGCCCTCGGCAGCGGCCTGACTCCGCCACGCGCCAGCGGCGTGTCCCGGGCGGAGGGCACGGCCCGGCGCCGCCCACGCGAAGGTGCGGACGTGACTCGGGCCCGAGGGGAACGGcggctccccgcccccctccacgTCCTGCCGGCCCCAGGCCGCGGAGAAGCCGGCCAATCCGCAGCCGGCCCGGCCCGGGGTCACTCCATGAAAGGCCTCCGTCACCTAAGCTGACCACGCGCCACCAATGGGCGAGCCGCCCCGAGGCCGCCAATGAGCAGCAGCCTTACGGCCAGCGCCGGCCCTGGGCTGCGCCGCAGCTTTTCCGCAGTGAACGCTCCACTCCGAATGCCGGTTGGCTCCCTGCCAGCCAATCAGCGGGGCGCCCCGGGCCCGTCAACCAATGGTCGCCCGCCTCTCCGCGCCGGGCCGCGACGGTTGGTGCTGAGCTCCCGCAGCCCGCGGGAGGCGGGGGCGGATTGGCGCAGGCGGCGTCCAATGGGTGGCGCGCGCGAGCAGCGGAGCCAATGAGCGCGCCGGGGGCGGTGCgggcgcggcggcgggcggcTGCAAGGAGCGgccggtggcggcggcggcggcggcggccggtggcggcggcggccaTGGCGGCGGCGGAGGCCGGCGGTGACGACGCCCGCTGCGTGCGGCTGAGCGCCGAGCGGGCCCGGGCGCTGCTGGCCGACGTGGACACGCTGCTGTTCGACTGCGACGGCGTGCTGTGGCGCGGCGAGACGGCCGTGCCCGGCGCGCCCGAGGCCCTGTCGGCGCTGCGGGCCCGCGGCAAGCGCCTGGGCTTCATCACCAACAACAGCAGCAAGACCCGCGAGGCCTACGCCGAGAAGCTGCGGCGCCTCGGCTTCGGCGGCCCGGCGGGGCCCGGCGCCCGCCTCGAGGTCTTCGGCACGGCCTACTGCACCGCGCTCTACCTGCGCCAGCGCCTGGCGGCCGCGCCGACCCCCAAAGCCTACGTGCTGGGCAGCGAAGCCCTGGCCGCCGAGCTGGGGGCCGTGGGCGTCGCCTGCGTGGGCGTGGGGCCCGAGCCGCTGCAGGGCGACAGCCCCGGCGCCTGGCTGGACGCGCCGCTCGATCCCGACGTGGGCGCCGTCGTGGTGGGCTTCGACCCGCACTTCAGCTACATGAAGCTCACCAAGGCGGTGCGCTACCTGCAGCAGCCCGGCTGCCTGCTCGTGGGCACCAACATGGACAACCGGCTCCCGCTGGAGAACGGCCGCTTCATCGCGGGTCCGTGCGGCCCGGGcgcgcgggggtgggggcgggccgCAGGCACCTCCTGGCCTCTGACCCCGGgtgctcccctctcctccctcccctacGTCTCCGCCCCGCAGGTACCGGCTGCCTGGTCCGAGCCGTGGAGATGGCCGCCCAGCGCCAGGCCGACATCATCGGGAAGCCCAGCCGCTTCATCTTCGACTGCGTGTCCCAGGAGTACGGCATCAACCCGGAGCGCACCGTCATGGTGGGAGACCGCCTGGACACGGACATCCTCCTGGGCGTCACCTGTGGCCTGAAGACCATCCTGACCCTCACCGGCGTTTCCACTCTAGGGGATGTGAAGAGTAATCAGGAAAGTGACTGTACGTCTAAGAAGAAAATGGTCCCTGACTTCTATGTCGACAGCATAGCTGACCTTTTGCCTGCCCTTCAAGGTTAAAGATTTAGTGTCTTTAATCTCCAGAATAAAACGAATTGAAAACCACTTACCCAAATTAATAGGTGGGGCTTCAGCATCCGCTCAGCTAGGTGGCTTCAAACAGTAAACTTGGAGTTAAGGCACTAGTTGTTAACCTTGGAAGTAAGCGTTTGGGGGCGATACTGTTTACAGACGCTCCTATTGGCAGATGCACTTTTAAACCTGGAGGGCATTGTGGGGGTCCTGGGCTTCAGGTGCCATTGACAGGGACAGGCTTAGCCTCTGTCCAGGATTCAGGTGACCTCAGGGTGGTTACCCAGCCTGCCGATGGGCCCCGGGCAGGCCTAGGGATGTTAGATGTTTCATGGAAGATTTCATTCAGGGATCAGGCCCCCCCTTCCAGGCCAAAGGGGAGAGCGGTCTGATGATTTTGACTGTTGTGAGAAACCTGCACAAACAGACGCAGGGGCTGGTGCTGTGGTCATCTGCGGGTGAGCCCGCTGTGGCGTCCCAGCCCCTCACCTGCAGGCTGCGAGTGGAGGACAGCGCTGCTCCCAGTGCTGTCTCCCTGTCCTTGGGGTGCAGGGTGCTGACCTCACCACCGCCCCACACTTCCTTAAAAACCACTCTGATGTCACAATCAAGTGTCTGTTCCGTTTCAGATACCCAGGGCCGCCACACCTCGTACGTGATCACGGAGTTCTGTACACTCCGTCCAGctaagcctcagctttctcaaATGTACATTTAAATCCAGCTGATCTGGACTGAGCACATTGTTAGCTGAGCGGCCAAGAGAGTGTGGATGCCTTTGCTGAACGCTGGGCAGCTGTGCAGAGAGCTCAGAGTAGCGTTGgtaccaaaaattatttttttaaactctggaaCAACTTTTGTGAAACGGTGGAACTGAATCTCAAGTGTGTTAATTAATAGCTGTGCTCTGTCTCGTAGGGAAAATCCCTCCGAAGAAGTCTGTGTGCCCCGCACCCAGCAGCACGGCTAAAGGCGCGTGCTGGCCAAGAAATGCCTGTCACCCTGGGCGCCccctgggtgggggaggaaagaggTGTCCCCAGGAACAGGAAGTCCTTTCACAAAACATCCAGTCTCTTCCTGTTGTGCTCCTCACCCCTCAGTTGGGGTGGGGGTTACATGCCAGTGGCCCTTGAGGCCACTTCTTTTGGCTCTGGAGTTCCTTGTCGGATGCCAGCAGGGAAACTGGCAGGGTCTGTCTGCTAGCCAAGGGTTCTTGGCAGAGGGCTGCGGCCTTTTCTGCCTGTTCCCTAAAGTTGTTGACCTGATGAGCAGACCGTCCAGCTGCACTTGTCGGGTAGGGCCTGGGAAGCTGTTCCTTTTGGCAGACTCCTTCCCAGTGCCTCACTCTGTCCCCAGTGGCATTTGCCCACGAGCTTCTCTCCTAGCCCCTGGGGGACTCCTTCCCTCATTGTCCAAGTTCTCATAGCAATAAAGGGTGTCCCGAACCCGCAGCTCTTCCCAGGCCCGGGCTGTCTGGGGTTTGGACTCTGCTGTGGGGCATTGTGAGGGCAGCCGGCGCCCGTGAGGTTGGTGGTGCTGACCATGGCTCAATGTGGGTCTGGATATTGAGGCCTGTCGGGGCGCGGTCACCCACACCAGGAGCACGCCACGGGTGCAGCAAGCAGCACCACCTCTCCCGCCGGGTGGTGCCCCCGGAGCCCACGTGCACCCCCCCTCTGTCCCTCGTTGCACTGTGTGAGCCCGAATGCATATTAAAGTCTCAAACGGCGCTAACTCTGGCGTTCTTTGCCCTTGTTTTGATAGCGGCCTTCGCGCAGAGGCTACAGCTGCCTAGCGGCGGTGGGGGGCGGGCTCGCTGTCTAAGAAGGAGGCATTCTGGGATTCGTTCCAGGGCTGGGATGCTGACCGCCAGGATGCCATCACATCCCAGGCCCATGACACAGAGGACCGGCTTCAGAAGAATCAGCGAGACAGAGGCACAAAGGAAAGCCAAGAACAGGAAAGGGCAACGGGGTGAAGGGGTGCGGAGCCCTCACGTCCTGCCGGTGCCAGAGGGAGCCCTGACTCGAGATCCACAGCACCGAGAAGTCAGAGGTGTGAGCTGGGAGCCGAGGAAGCCAGCacgggcagggcagggcaggggctggccGACCTGACTGGCCATCCCGAGGCGTGTGGCTGCCCCTGTCGGCGGCCAAGAAGCCGTCCCGCTCGCAGTCCCACGTGCCACGGACTGCCCCATCTGAGGGGCCGGGAAGTGGCTGGGGGCCGGGGGATGGAAGGACAGAGGCAGCACGGACTCCCATACCAGCCGTTCATGGGACACGTTTATTGACAGTCTGAGCCCTGGGAATCCAGGGATAACCCGAGACACTGAACAGCCTCTTTAGGAAAATGAAGTCTGTCCCCAGCCAGACTCTAAAGTCGTCCTGCCTGGGCTGCCCTTCGTGCCACTCCACGGGACTTGACTTCCTTGACCCGCGGCAGCGCTCTTCACCCTGCCGGGCCCACACTCTCCAGTCTGCACAGGCCGGGTGTCGGGAGAGCCAGGCACCGTGACAAACACCCTCCaccccaagcagggggagctgtccCGGCTCCAGGAGAGGAGGGGGCCGGGACGGTGGTTTGGCTCATCACGGCCTACTAAGGTTTCCCTCGCTGACTCCAAGGGCAGCAGACAGTCCCCGCATTGTCACGGGCGCTGCACCATGGAACAGAGGCGCTGCGGCGAGGAGAGCCCCGGGCCTGGGCTTGTCCAGGTGAGTGCCTGTGACCACCCAGCGCCCTCCTCTAGGACGGGAGCCCCTGGGCATGCCCTGGGCAGGGGACGGGAGTGCAGGACCCACCTCGTGCACCTCAGCCCCTGCCTTCCTGAGCCAGCCGGCTCCCCAGTCTCTGTTCCAGGCCCCACAGACTGCAGTGTGCCCCCAGGTGAAGGCCAAGGCCTgccctgggggctggaggggcccgagcctgctgctgctgctgctgct is a window of Meles meles chromosome 21, mMelMel3.1 paternal haplotype, whole genome shotgun sequence DNA encoding:
- the LOC123933563 gene encoding glycerol-3-phosphate phosphatase gives rise to the protein MAAAEAGGDDARCVRLSAERARALLADVDTLLFDCDGVLWRGETAVPGAPEALSALRARGKRLGFITNNSSKTREAYAEKLRRLGFGGPAGPGARLEVFGTAYCTALYLRQRLAAAPTPKAYVLGSEALAAELGAVGVACVGVGPEPLQGDSPGAWLDAPLDPDVGAVVVGFDPHFSYMKLTKAVRYLQQPGCLLVGTNMDNRLPLENGRFIAGTGCLVRAVEMAAQRQADIIGKPSRFIFDCVSQEYGINPERTVMVGDRLDTDILLGVTCGLKTILTLTGVSTLGDVKSNQESDCTSKKKMVPDFYVDSIADLLPALQG